GGATGGAACTATTGTTCAACGACATTTGACTGGAATTGAACCACTAAGTGGTTCAAATTTCAAGAAATGGAAGTCGCAGCTTGAAATTGTTTTAGGATGGATGGAATATGACATCTCCCTCACTGAAGAAATGCCTGCAGTACCTGAACCAACTGCAACTAAATCTGCTAAGACAGAATATCTCAAATGGATGAAAGCTAACAAGATGGCAATGATGATCATTAAGTCCTCAATAGGAGATGATATTAGACGTGGGATTCCATCTAAAGATACCGTGAAAGAGCTAATGGAAGACATAGAGGATCAGTTTACAGGGTCTAAGAAGGCACTTCAGTTTACCTATTTAACCCAGCTCATTTCACTCAAGTATGACGGACATGGAAATGTTCGTGAGCACATCCCCAAGTTGTCAAAGCTTGTTATTTCTCTCAAGGAGTTAGAGATGGATTTGGGTACTGATTTCTTGTTCATTTAGCTGTTGCGTCTCTTCCCCATTCCTTTGAAACTTTCAAAGTAAACTATAATGCTCAAGAAAAGACATGGACCGTGAAAGATTTGATAGCTTATTGTGTGATGGAAGAGGAACGCCAAAAACAAGGAAATGTTGAATCTGCTAATTTAGCCTACCATGGAGCAAATAAGaaaaatttcaaaataaataGTATGAAAAGAAATTTCAACAAGAATAATGGAACAGTGATTGGTAGTAAGAAGAATGGACCTGATCAATCTTCCATCTCTACTAAAGAACATAAGGAAGACAATCCCAAGACTTTGGAGGAGATCGAGTGTTATTTCTGTCACAAGAACGGACATCTTAAGAAAAATTGCTTCAAGTACAAGCAatggttgaagaagaaagaaggtgttgatataCAAGAGGAGACCCAGAACTAGGAATAATTAGTTCTTATTCATTCTTAGCGAGTTGGGGTTGAAACAATTAGATAGTTTCAGCTGATTAGATGGAGTTTTTTGGATTCTCTTCTTAGTGTTAAGTCACATTAGATATCTGTTTTCTATTGAAAATTATGCACTTTGTTTTACGCATTAGCTATGCTTTAAGTCTTGATAGTACTGGTGGTCATACACTGTTTCTTAGATTAGTATGAAGAATATTTGTTTTGATGCTAAGTAATGACAAATAAAATCATTATAAGATTGTCTGTGAGCAGTATGTTTTCATATTAAGTATTAAAGATCCATGTTTACCTTCCTTTCCCGTTTAACCTTATTATtgtgggtcaattttttcttggtAGTTAGTGACGTTGTTTTAGCTTATTGACTTAGTTGAAGataaacaactaaagagttcctTGTTCCTAAATTTTAAGATAACATTCTAGTATTTTACTCAGATACCGATAGCGGAAAGTGGGGTATCACTAACTGAAGTTTTTCTTCATGACATGAGTTTATTAAGTATAAGAAATTAAGTGAATCCTTGTTACTGGTAGGATTGCCAATTCTTCATTGACCCATTCCTTGATTAACATAGTTATGAAACTTCGAGATATAGTTCAGGTTCTCGGAAAAAAGTATTACTCCTGGAACAGTACGTCATTTTGTTAGCGCATGTAGAAATTTAGTTATCTCAAACATTTTGACCAATTTGGTTTTGTTAGACTATTGTCTTCAAGATTTTATTGATGCTGATGTTGTTAGGCACGCAAGTGGGCTGACGTTGCTACCTCTGGGGAGGTGTGAGGTTGGTTCATTTTCCGAAAGGCTCCCACCTGATTTCTTATTTCAAGAAATCCAAAGGACTGTATCCGGTAACTGAAAACTTGAAATCCCCTAGACAAGAGAAAAGTAAGCTTTCTATGAGTCGGTTTCATGTACATTGAGCTTGTGTCCGTATTTCAAACCTAGAACACTTTTAGTTATTGAACTATGCAAGTCGGAATATGAATCTTATCTGAAATTTTAATGTAATCCAGATTTTTGGAGCGTAGATGTTCATTATTACAGGAAATTTTGGCTTATGCACTCACTACATAGGACTGTAGTTAATTGTACACTAAAGATAGTGCACATCATCTTTAATGAATATAGTTGGATACGTATGCCTACGACTGATTTTGTTGACTGAAATATTTAATGAATGAAATTATATATGTATATCATGTCAATTTTCATTGTATTTTCAATATAGGAAAATTTAGCATGTTTTGGTACATTTTTCAGTGGGAATTTTGCCCTCACAATTTGAGTGAAGTAGTTATGCCGTGGGAATTCAAGAATCGTTTGGTTCTGTTTTCGAGTGTGAGTAAAGTTCTGTTAAAGTTGCAAAATGGTATGATTGTTAGCAAGAGCTTCAGTTGAGCTCATGTGTTTGCTGTTTTAAGTGGGAGTTTAGACTTCCATCATTTTTCCTTCGGGTAAAAAAATCATTAAAGTGGTTCTTTTGGCCCAACAAATTTTGATTATGGCTTAAGTTACAGTCACGTGGTACAGTAAAATAACTCTTGTTTGAATAAGTTGCTTTACTATTGATGCTTAAGTTGGAGTCATCTATTATTGATGCTTTACTTTTGTCTGTATACATTAAGGAGCCTAAGATAGCTTTGCATAAGTCGTGATTTTGCTTGAGCTTAGCATGGGTAGGCACCATGCTTGATGAGCTTTCTTCCTGGATAGTTGGTAATATATTTATTACAAGCGGTAGCGGTAATCTATCGGGATGACATACACTTTATTGTATGAAGCATGGACTAAGGATAACACATTAAAGTTGCGCTAAATATTGTGTTATATACACCACATTTATAGCCACCGTAAATAAAAAGGATGGACTACAGATTCTAGCAACGCTAAAATTGAGATGATGCACTGACCTTGCATCATATTGAATGCTCGTGTCTTCACTATCCACTTTAGTGGTGCTATTTTGTTTAGGTGAAGGTTAAGATATATCTCTGTAAAATACCCAATGTGACTTGATTTCTTCAAATGTATGAGTGGTCACCCGATTTCAAAAAATAGTGATCCagtgatattttcataaaactaCATTGTGATGTTTAGAATTGACcaagtgggagaatgtaagataTCCCATATATTGTGGTCAATACTAAACATAAGTGTTTGCAAAACCTGGGCCTCTAAGTCATATTGGTATATCAGATTGAGATAAAGAAAATAAGGGAAGCTATTATATCGAATTGCTTCTCTTGAACTGCCTGGTGTGCTAGCAGTTTGTGATTGGTGGTGTACCCCTAAATCTCTAAATTCTCGTAATGGGCAAGGATCGGAGAATTTTATAAAGGAGGGGAGTCCCTCTTCTCATCGTACCTTGCCATTCGTATCCCATATACGACAGACTTCGACAGAGAAGGGAAGACTTCATTCTCAATAGTTCCTGCTGGTTTGTATTGGTGTTCTCGATAGCTCTGCTGGCGCTAATCAGGTATGTAACAACACCCTTTATGTAAGTTCAATCATGATCTTAATCTTTGGCAAGATTCCTATTGTTTATATGATTGGTTTTGGTTTCATGTATGATGTTTACTAATTTTCTTACACTTAAGCCAAAATGAATCAATAGTTTAAACCGTTCGTAAccttaaattattttatttacaGTCATTCGATTTTGGCTTCATCCGATTAAGCTCTTGAAAAAGTCGCAGGttcaaaagtcatgaaaagttttcaGTTATCTGTTATAAATAACCGATAACTTTTGTGTAAAAATGGACTGTTAGATATATTGAACATAACTTTTTGagattttgtaaaagggtcataTGTTTTTGGTCatattagggtctgggtcgtagaACATGTCGTTGATGTAATAGGATCGTAGACTGACTTTGACCATCTATTATATTTACTAAAATATCCTTATGAAATAGTTAAATGACCTATTGTCCTAACCTAGTTAAATATTAGCTAAGccaagttttatattttatcgaaCATCTTAGGGACGGGTAGGTGGGAGAACAGAGAAGGAAGAGCATATGATATCCGTCGGTAAATGACGAAGATATGAGAGTGGTATTTCAGTTCAAATTTCCAATCAGTATGCGTTACtttatttcattcctagataATGCAACGCTTCTCACTTGTTTTAGCATCCTGGGTAAATTAATTTACTAATCAGAACAACAAGTGTAGAAATATCGACAAGAATATGCATTTACAACATATTGATAATGATGCAATCAGAAGTGATTAACAAATTACACGACAGGCTTTCTTCTCTTTTCAATTGCAGCAATATTAGGGAATGATCTTTTCATGGGTTacttaaagaagaagaatgaagcaaTAGAAATGGGAGGTTACTGGTGGAAGAAACGTTACTGGTTAGTTTAAGAAGAAGAGACTGGAGATTGGACAAGAGATTGGACAAGAAGCTTCagcgaagaaaaaagaagaaaagaagtagaAGAACGAGATAATCCCACTGGATGGAAGAAGACGGAAAAAGATTTAAGAGTTAAATATTCATCAATGGTCAAGGTGTTTGGCCAAATATAAAAGTCAAGCTAACAATTTTTTAACGGACTATGGTCAGTCAATGATCCAAATACACCAACGACATGTTCTACGATCCAGACCCTAATATGACCAAAAACATACGATCCACAATTTTTTAAAGggaattttaacaaactgccacacttgcaaatcccgattcaagaaattgccaccgttttttttcagagtttatttaatgccacaaccgttagcacTAACGCCTTGGACCCACATGATTGGTTAAAATTTTTACACGAGATTATTACACGTAGCACAGGCTAAATGACTACTTTATCCTTCGTGGGATTGAAAACAGTTTGTatcgtttcatttttcttctagggtttgagtCAGTTTTCAGCGAgattttgcttaggtttagtgtctGAGTAAAGGGTTTTAGTAAAGATCGAGATTCAGAACAAGAAGGGGAAGGACAAGCAGCAGATATGgtatgattgcaaaccctaattttgtttttctGGGTTGAATTAGGGGTCGAGAAGAAGGGATCCATTTCTTCCCCAATTCTTTCTCCTCTTACGCATGTCTCTCTGCTGCTGTTATAGATCGATGAAGGAGGCAGATGGGGTTGTTACAGGATTGAGTTTGAGAACAACACAACATGTTAGACATGGGGCTTGGATTAAAACACGGTTTTGAGTTCAAAAAGATAATTGAATCTGATTCTGCTGTTGAAGAAATGGAACTGAGATTCCAAGTTTACAAGGAATTGGAGAGATGGGTTATGTTGGCAGCAACAGATCATGTGTGAGAACACGGCAAAGCTTGAGTTGGCATCTGAATTTGATGAGAATATGGAGAAGATGAGTCTGTTGTTGATGAATTGGCAGAATTAGGTTATGTGAAGCTCAAGGGTTCGAACTGAGTGAAAATTGGATGGATGGAGGATGAGAAATAATGGGTTTTGGCTTGGGATTGAACTGAAACAAGAGAGAATGATGAACTCAGATGAAGATTTTGCTATACATGGAAGAGGGATGGAGTATGTGCTGGTGAAGGGTGGTTGTCTTATTGAGCAGCAGGAACCGTTAGATGCATGTGTTAGGAATTATAGGGATTTGAACGAGCTAATGGGTTTATGAATTGTTGGTTGGGTGAACTGATGCTGTTGGTATGAACTGGTGAatggtttcgagctgagtttgtgTGGTGATGTTGGTAGAATGGATGCAACAGTACTGCAATGGAGTGTTGGTCTTGGCTTGTGTTGTCTGCTATTCAAATGGGTTTGTCTCGGACTGGGGTTTTGTTTGTGTTGCTGAGGAGATGAATCTGGAATTCAAGAAGAGCATGTTGCAGATGATGGCAGTTAATGGAAGGCTTGAGACTGAAATAGTGCAGGTGGTACAAGTTGATACTGCATTTGGGAGACAATGTTGTTGCTGCTTCTGCCATTCTGATGCTGTGAGCTGTAAGCTGAAGGGTTTGGCGACTACTGGCGAAGCAAGGGAAGAAAGCTGGTGAAATGTTGTTGCTCCTTGAGTTCAAGATTGCAGGAGGTGGCAGCTGATGTTGGTTGTTGATGCAAAGAAAGCTAATGCAAGAGCAGAATAAGCTACATGTTGTTGCTGTTGGAATTGGGGTTTGTTGCAGCTGGTCAGATGGAATTGAAGTGATGCTGGTGAAGAGTGACTGGTGGTGGATTGAAGACAGAGTCTAGTGAGCTGTTTGTAGGCTTGTAGTAGTGATGCAGCTGAAACTGAGGTGCTGCTATGGAGTGAGCTTGAAGCAATGATGCAGTGGCTAGTGATGCAGAAAAGGGTACCAAGTGGTTGGTTCTCACGTGCACCGAGTCGCGAATTAACTCACTACTCTATAGCCGGTTAACTCAATCCCAGTTAACTGATTAACTCAATCCCTGTTAACTGATTCAGGGGCTTCTATGTAATTTTGTACGGATTATTTAATGCCACGTATGCACTAACAGAGACGAACAGCCGTTAACCGTTATCTCAAAAAAACGGGATGAAGAAAGTCAAGAatatggcatttaataaactccgAAAAAAACGTTGGCATTTTCAGAAACTgcatattggaagtgtggcactttattaaaatccccttttTTAAATGGGAAAACGCATAAACCGAACAAAATCGAAATTCAAATTTTACATGCATTCTTACTAGAGAGTGTGCACAAAATCAAACTCAAGTTATAAAAATAACTCGAGACTCACAAACTAAACGGGAATAAAAGGAAGTCAAATTGTGAAGACTCAAATTTAGGCCGTCGGACACGACAAAGAAGAAAATAAGGTTTTTCACCAAGGACAAACCAATAATGTTCAACTTCGTTCAGTTGGCCGGCCGAAGAAAACACGTTAAAAATGGGCCATTGACTTTGATTACGTTTTATATTATGTGGGTCAGATTGTTGTCTTAGGCATGGGTTTTCACTAGAATAAAACCTAAGCCAGTCGAACATTGAAAACGATTGTGGTTATTCTTTTCTTGAACGTTTATGAAAAGTGGAGCTGCTGTTATGGAATCTCTTTTTGCGCGTAattaattaagaagaaaaaaacgacGAGTTGTCTTGGTGATGGTGCACTATCTTCTTTATGGATAAATCCACTAGATTTGTGATCGTGCTATGTTTATGGCATGTAATAACCTCGGTCGTTGTATTAGAATGAACTTACGAAAGGCCACGTTCTTGCCGTATAGTCTTATAAATCATTCCAATACAAAATAACGTTGAACTTTCTTAAAGATATTAATTTTGGTCAAAGATAATAGAGACACAGTCATAACGGACTCCTACCATGTCTCTTCGAGATATGATGGTCAAAGACAAGTGTTCATTATTTTACAGAGACATTATTACGCATACAAGCTTCTCCTTCGTCTCAAACACGTCCCAGCTGACTCTAAAGAGACTCAATCTTATGAACTCAGCCTCATCCCGCTTCATGATACTCATATCTGAATCAGCCATCCCAAAGATTTTTGTGCCTGCAAAAGCCTCACCTGGGgcacatgtcttttttttctatCTTCTCAAACATGCTCACGGCTAGCAAATAGAGTATGAATCGTGCATacttatccaaaaacgtggataagctcccCTGAGCTTCACAAGCTCAATTAAAAGACCCAAAGGCAATAATTCGGCCTTCACATATGTGACCGACCATGAAGAGATGGAGCTTCTCATCTCTTCTCATCTCTTTTCACACTTTCCACGCGATTTCTAAGACATTCCTTGCCTCTCACGTGTCCATTTTAGTCATGTTCACAAATCAGATAACCTTTCTCCATCTTGGCCAACGCCGGCTATAGAGAATATATCTTCCagtcaacacatcatcacaaagggtaACTCGGTCACACACAAAAGGAGGGataccaattagggttttggtctagctgTCTACGACATGTATTAGAAATGTTCGACCTATTTCTCACCACAAAAGAGAGTAAATATGGTATAATAAGAGAATAAACTCAGCTTAGCTAATTCCTAGTTATTCTTGAAAAGACGAGAAAAATGCACGAAAAGGAATCCCTATtttcaccgacttgagattagagaattgaACTATAAATAAGTCATTTGTTCACCAAGCTAAACAAAAACTTTCTCAGAAactctcagagcaattcttctgcaaacctaaaaattctttgatctctcttttcttttctgaATCCCTACCTAAGACCATCCTTAATCTCTCTTGTGACATAAGAAGCCCTTACACGACCATTTTTCTTGATTTAGGCGAGGACTGTTCATGCTCAACCTCCCGAGACTCACTTTCAGACATTCTAGAACCATTTTTACCCTTCCACCAATCTTAGGTATataacttgaaaaagcgggggtctaacaacaccacccaatatttcgcttagcaatctgtatgggaaaactcgaatatacttctaagagaatcaacaagactcaatcaattaaaagtatatcaacgagtttatatctctctcttgatttgatttactcaagcaagaactgcgagttctaatcaaatacaaggaataacttggatggtaccaaagaccaatatccaaggatcaatcaatgacaatcaacaaccaaaggttggattactctaattgatgatctaatgcacaacctatattatttcaattataaagataaacaatataatgcggaaaatgaaataatacagacaccataaattttgttaacgaggaaaccgcaaatgcagaaaaaccccgggacctagtccagattgaacacacactgtattaagccgctacagacactagcctactccaagctaacttcggactggactgtagttgaaccccaataaatctcccactgatccaaggtacagttatgctcctacgcctctgatcccaacaggatactacgcacttgattccctt
The nucleotide sequence above comes from Papaver somniferum cultivar HN1 chromosome 8, ASM357369v1, whole genome shotgun sequence. Encoded proteins:
- the LOC113303237 gene encoding uncharacterized protein LOC113303237 encodes the protein MDGTIVQRHLTGIEPLSGSNFKKWKSQLEIVLGWMEYDISLTEEMPAVPEPTATKSAKTEYLKWMKANKMAMMIIKSSIGDDIRRGIPSKDTVKELMEDIEDQFTGSKKALQFTYLTQLISLKYDGHGNVREHIPKLSKLVISLKELEMDLGTDFLFI